A single Paenibacillus sp. FSL R5-0517 DNA region contains:
- a CDS encoding aspartyl-phosphate phosphatase Spo0E family protein has protein sequence MSRLLDLLEEERRKLNQLGEASLKQAIPLWDNPEVQEQSRKVDELVARVSEMKARHNRVVR, from the coding sequence ATGAGCCGGTTGCTTGACTTATTGGAAGAGGAACGGCGCAAGCTCAATCAGCTTGGAGAGGCATCCTTGAAGCAAGCGATTCCGTTGTGGGACAATCCCGAGGTTCAGGAACAGAGCCGAAAAGTGGATGAACTGGTGGCACGAGTTAGTGAAATGAAGGCGAGACATAATCGAGTTGTACGATGA
- a CDS encoding ABC transporter substrate-binding protein, which produces MIKFKTWWSLLMVIALITITACGSGETASDNGTDNTPGTVGSAEAEAAFAKGKYDPPIEFSSVLMPKKYVQGDTKENNVHDRWMLETLGMKHKDTWYPANDDQYRQKLQLAIASGEKLPDFVTVPTNAVLTNQLIDSGQFIAIDELFDKYASQTLKDHAAAHPELWYPFTKDGKKYNMPIMEYTDNDDTLLWLREDWMEKLNLEAPKTIADLENIMDKFKNENPDGLSPDKVFPLAISLKNNTNTWMGQLDWLFGAYGTIEEQWNKDANGNLEYGSVNPGAKQALAKLAEWMDKGYIHADSALWDEGKSAESWTAGKAGILPGANWVPDWPAPDLLKNVPGSKYKAYPVPAGPDGKIGTKWQNSGVNASIMINKDAKHPEAIFLYYNYLLDNLANPKAGSEYEYGFAKGYDWDIIDGQPTSDKEKIKDFSNEFPFLTGPARIPDLYMKTLVKLANGEKPETPYEKQMAEFRKPENWYAGKVVMSQIDIRKQNYFTGAATPTMVSKWNLLRQSEMETFNKIIYGNLPIDAFDQFVANWKSNGGDQITQEVNDWFKSVSAK; this is translated from the coding sequence ATGATCAAATTTAAAACATGGTGGTCACTGCTCATGGTTATCGCGCTTATCACGATCACTGCGTGCGGCAGTGGCGAGACAGCCAGTGACAATGGTACCGATAATACGCCGGGAACTGTCGGCTCAGCGGAAGCAGAAGCTGCTTTTGCCAAAGGAAAATATGACCCACCCATCGAGTTCAGTTCGGTATTAATGCCGAAGAAATACGTGCAAGGGGATACCAAAGAAAATAACGTGCACGATCGCTGGATGCTCGAAACGCTGGGTATGAAGCATAAAGATACCTGGTATCCGGCCAATGACGATCAATACAGACAAAAGCTGCAACTGGCTATCGCCTCTGGCGAGAAGCTGCCTGATTTCGTCACCGTACCCACCAATGCGGTACTGACCAATCAGCTGATCGACTCCGGTCAATTCATCGCCATCGATGAGTTGTTCGATAAGTACGCGAGTCAGACCCTGAAAGATCACGCAGCAGCACATCCTGAACTGTGGTATCCGTTCACCAAGGACGGCAAGAAATACAACATGCCGATCATGGAGTACACCGATAACGACGATACACTGCTCTGGCTCCGCGAGGACTGGATGGAGAAGCTGAACCTGGAAGCTCCGAAAACCATTGCAGATCTTGAGAACATCATGGACAAATTCAAAAACGAGAACCCGGACGGTCTGTCTCCAGACAAAGTATTCCCGCTGGCAATCTCGCTGAAAAATAACACCAACACCTGGATGGGTCAGCTCGACTGGTTGTTCGGTGCTTACGGCACAATCGAGGAGCAATGGAACAAAGACGCAAACGGCAATCTCGAGTACGGCTCCGTTAACCCGGGTGCCAAACAAGCTCTTGCCAAGCTGGCTGAATGGATGGATAAAGGTTATATCCACGCTGACTCCGCTCTGTGGGACGAAGGCAAATCCGCTGAAAGCTGGACAGCTGGCAAAGCGGGCATTCTGCCTGGCGCAAACTGGGTACCGGACTGGCCTGCACCTGACCTGCTGAAGAACGTACCTGGCTCAAAGTATAAAGCTTACCCTGTTCCAGCTGGCCCAGACGGCAAGATCGGTACGAAGTGGCAGAACTCTGGTGTCAACGCAAGTATCATGATCAACAAGGATGCGAAGCATCCAGAAGCCATCTTCCTGTATTACAACTACCTGTTAGATAACCTTGCGAACCCGAAAGCGGGCAGTGAGTACGAATACGGCTTCGCCAAAGGTTACGACTGGGATATCATTGACGGACAACCGACCAGTGACAAAGAGAAGATCAAAGACTTCTCCAACGAATTCCCTTTCCTGACCGGCCCAGCACGTATCCCGGATCTGTACATGAAAACACTCGTGAAGCTGGCCAACGGCGAGAAGCCTGAAACACCGTACGAGAAACAAATGGCCGAATTCCGTAAACCGGAAAACTGGTATGCAGGTAAAGTCGTGATGTCCCAGATCGACATCCGTAAACAAAACTATTTCACTGGCGCTGCAACACCAACCATGGTATCCAAATGGAACCTTCTCCGCCAGTCCGAGATGGAAACCTTCAACAAAATCATCTACGGCAATCTGCCAATTGATGCCTTTGACCAATTCGTCGCCAACTGGAAATCCAATGGCGGAGATCAGATCACGCAAGAAGTGAATGATTGGTTTAAGTCAGTAAGTGCGAAGTAA
- a CDS encoding response regulator, which yields MQMMIVDDEAHWVDNLSMTKPWHTLGIEHVHKAYSAHEALQMIDTHPIDIVISDIQMPEMTGIELIERIRIRDKKIKCILLSGYSEFDYAKKAIQFEAVDYLLKPPTDDELMGAVQKAIDQLNNEWELVSSLTRTQFTLRENLPHLRGRLLLGALQGQRIAAAEWERKLANYDLPFHTGDAALMLVRLEEEFGHYDSNDQTLIEYAIINMAEEIMGEFMEVWGVKEEHGYLVFLLQLKERKGDIGKETMLEKLSIQLQSKVKQFLKGSLSIVITEWFTFPEQIYDRFRQASAYFRQIVGDEREFVMRVSDVETPAAQGPLDVLYTPPTFISLLESGQWDAAEEKILAVCAELDEKWSESWEHCMEAGFLITASFTNIAHRNKLTLTTLMGNDVEDLQSGEVFATISKLRKWSLSVLGKLKEGTSNEIKDIRSDYVKKIQDFTDKNLHLDVSLRVLADHVNLHPTHLSKIYKIETGEGISDYISRLRMDRACHKLVTTTKKVYEISMEIGYMDPAYFIKVFKRQFGVTPQEYRDQHK from the coding sequence ATGCAAATGATGATCGTAGACGATGAAGCACATTGGGTGGATAACCTGTCCATGACCAAGCCCTGGCATACGCTCGGGATCGAACATGTGCATAAAGCATACTCGGCACACGAAGCACTACAGATGATCGACACCCACCCCATTGATATCGTGATCTCGGACATTCAGATGCCCGAAATGACAGGCATAGAACTGATCGAACGCATCCGCATCCGGGACAAAAAGATAAAATGCATCCTGTTATCCGGGTATTCCGAATTTGATTACGCCAAAAAAGCCATCCAGTTCGAAGCCGTAGACTATCTGCTGAAGCCGCCCACTGACGATGAACTAATGGGTGCTGTGCAGAAGGCGATCGATCAATTGAACAATGAATGGGAACTGGTCAGCTCACTGACACGGACCCAGTTTACGTTGCGAGAGAATCTCCCCCATTTGCGAGGACGACTGCTCCTTGGGGCTTTGCAGGGACAACGAATCGCCGCTGCCGAATGGGAGCGGAAACTCGCCAATTACGATCTCCCTTTTCACACCGGGGATGCCGCGTTAATGCTGGTTCGTTTGGAAGAAGAATTCGGACACTATGACAGCAATGATCAGACCCTGATCGAATATGCGATCATCAACATGGCGGAAGAGATTATGGGTGAGTTTATGGAAGTGTGGGGCGTGAAGGAGGAGCACGGATATCTGGTGTTTTTGCTTCAGTTGAAAGAACGGAAAGGCGATATTGGCAAAGAAACCATGCTGGAGAAGCTGTCCATTCAGCTTCAATCCAAAGTAAAACAGTTTCTGAAAGGCTCCCTCTCCATCGTTATCACCGAGTGGTTCACCTTCCCGGAACAGATTTACGATCGTTTCCGTCAGGCTTCCGCCTATTTCCGGCAGATCGTCGGCGACGAACGCGAATTTGTCATGCGCGTTAGCGATGTCGAGACACCTGCGGCGCAAGGTCCTTTGGATGTGCTGTACACCCCGCCCACATTTATTAGTCTGTTGGAAAGCGGACAGTGGGATGCCGCCGAAGAGAAAATCCTCGCGGTCTGCGCAGAGCTGGATGAGAAATGGTCGGAATCCTGGGAGCACTGCATGGAGGCAGGTTTCCTCATTACAGCTTCATTCACCAACATCGCCCACCGAAACAAGCTGACTCTGACCACTTTAATGGGAAATGATGTTGAGGATTTGCAAAGTGGCGAAGTTTTCGCTACCATCAGCAAATTGCGGAAATGGTCACTCAGCGTGCTCGGCAAACTCAAGGAAGGCACATCCAATGAGATCAAGGACATTCGTTCGGATTATGTGAAGAAGATTCAGGATTTTACAGATAAAAACCTGCATCTGGATGTATCTTTGCGTGTGCTTGCAGATCATGTGAATCTGCACCCAACCCATCTGTCCAAGATTTACAAAATCGAAACCGGCGAAGGCATCAGTGATTATATCTCGCGTCTGCGCATGGATCGGGCCTGCCACAAGCTGGTGACGACCACCAAAAAAGTGTATGAAATCAGCATGGAGATTGGTTATATGGACCCGGCTTATTTTATCAAAGTGTTCAAGCGTCAATTCGGCGTTACGCCGCAGGAATACAGAGACCAGCATAAATAA